A stretch of the Capsicum annuum cultivar UCD-10X-F1 chromosome 10, UCD10Xv1.1, whole genome shotgun sequence genome encodes the following:
- the LOC107845622 gene encoding DNA-directed RNA polymerases II, IV and V subunit 12, whose product MDSQPVEPVSYICGDCGQENTLKPGDVIQCRECGYRILYKKRTRRIVQYEAR is encoded by the exons ATGGATTCTCAACCAGTTGAACCAGTCAGCTACATCTGTGGAG ATTGTGGACAGGAGAATACGCTAAAGCCAGGAGATGTGATACAGTGTCGTGAATGTGGATACCGTATTCTCTACAAGAAGCGCACTCGCAGaa TCGTGCAGTATGAAGCTCGGTGA